The proteins below come from a single Necator americanus strain Aroian chromosome V, whole genome shotgun sequence genomic window:
- a CDS encoding hypothetical protein (NECATOR_CHRV.G17358.T1): MQSKNACALSNSGIPVSKLVPRGNVTIRGPCYGTPQRGILGCFERFIKCAAQKADVERTQFYCESIDTDAQNICGICY, from the exons atgCAATCGAAAAATGCTTGTGCTCTGTCTAATTCGGGTATTCCAGTGTCCAAGTTAGTACCTAGGGGTAATGTCACGATACGAGGACCCTGTTACGGTACACCCCAGAGAGGGATTCTAGGATGTTTTGAAAGGTTCATCAAG TGTGCCGCCCAAAAAGCAGACGTTGAAAGAACACAATTCTATTGTGAGTCGATCGACACCGATGCACAAAACATCTGCGGCATATGTTATTAG